CAACGGTGACGAGGCGATCTCGACCGACGGCGACCTCAAGAAGTTCTACGAGCGCCTCGTCGGGCCCGAGGACACCCAGGCCGACGGCCTGATCGTCAACACCGTCGGCGGCGTCGACGACAAGTGGAGCGCGTCCCAGGTCGCCAACCTGACCTACTGCGTCAGCACCAAGTTCGGCACCCGCCACGACGACATCGTCAACGCGATGGCCGCCGGTGCCGGTCTCTGGGAGGCCGCCTCGTCGAAGGTCAACTTCGTCTACGTCGCGGCCCAGGACGGCAGCTGCACCACCCGCAACAACAGCGTGCTGTTCTCGGTGGAGCCGGTCCAGACGTCGCAGTACATCGCCCGGGCGTTCTTCCCGAGCACGTCGAAGCGCCAGCGCAACGTCCTCGTCGACGACTCGATCTGGACCTCGGGCAACTGGGAGCCCGGCGACATCCTGGGCCACGAGCTGGGCCACACGCTCGGCTTCCGCCACGAGCACACCCGCCCCGAGTCGGGCACCTGCTTCGAGGACAACAACTGGCGCCCGCTGACGCCGTACGACTCCTCCTCGATCATGCACTACCCGCAGTGCAACGGCGGTTCGAGCGACCTGGAGTTCCAGGCGTCCGACGCTGCAGGGGTCCGCGCGCTCTACGGTTCCTGATCCTGCCGGCGAGGCGGCCCGATCGTTGATTCGGGCCGCCTCGTCGTACGGCCATAGAATCGCCGCCCGTGGCACTCACCATCGGAATCGTCGGTCTCCCCAACGCGGGCAAGTCGACGCTCTTCAACGCGCTGACCAAGAACGACGTCCTCGCGGCGAACTACCCGTTCGCCACCATCGAGCCCAACGTGGGCGTCGTCGGCGTGCCCGATCCGCGGCTCGCGCAGCTCGCCGAGATCTTCGGCTCCGAGCGCCAGCTGCCCGCCACCGTCGAGTTCGTCGACATCGCCGGCATCGTCCGGGGTGCCTCGCAGGGCGAGGGCCTGGGCAACAAGTTCCTCGCGCACATCCGCGAGTCCGCCGCCATCTGCCAGGTGACCCGCGTCTTCCGCGACGAGGACGTCACCCACGTCGACGGCGAGGTCAACCCCGGCAACGACATCTCCACGATCCAGACCGAGCTGATCCTCGCCGACCTCGAGACGGTCGAGAAGTCCGTCGTACGCCTCGAGAAGGAGTCGCGCAAGGTCAAGGAGCTGGTCGCCAACCTGGAGGCCGCCAAGGCCGCCAAGGAGGCGCTGGAGGCCGGTACGCCGATCATCGCCACCGACATCGACCGGACCCTGCTGCGCGAGCTCTCGCTGCTCACCGCCAAGCCGTTCATCTACGTCTTCAACTGCGACGCCGACGAGCTGGCCGACGAGGAGCTGAAGGCTCGCATGCGCGAGCTCGTCGCGCCGGCCGAGGCGATCTT
Above is a genomic segment from Nocardioides aromaticivorans containing:
- a CDS encoding M57 family metalloprotease, yielding MFSTRTSRISAGAACLVATFAGATVSAASANGDGSAIPTYKEFKASTYVDVDGAYVVNGDEAISTDGDLKKFYERLVGPEDTQADGLIVNTVGGVDDKWSASQVANLTYCVSTKFGTRHDDIVNAMAAGAGLWEAASSKVNFVYVAAQDGSCTTRNNSVLFSVEPVQTSQYIARAFFPSTSKRQRNVLVDDSIWTSGNWEPGDILGHELGHTLGFRHEHTRPESGTCFEDNNWRPLTPYDSSSIMHYPQCNGGSSDLEFQASDAAGVRALYGS
- the ychF gene encoding redox-regulated ATPase YchF, whose product is MALTIGIVGLPNAGKSTLFNALTKNDVLAANYPFATIEPNVGVVGVPDPRLAQLAEIFGSERQLPATVEFVDIAGIVRGASQGEGLGNKFLAHIRESAAICQVTRVFRDEDVTHVDGEVNPGNDISTIQTELILADLETVEKSVVRLEKESRKVKELVANLEAAKAAKEALEAGTPIIATDIDRTLLRELSLLTAKPFIYVFNCDADELADEELKARMRELVAPAEAIFLDAKFESELIELDDEEAAEFLAEAGVTEPGLEVLARVGFDTLGLQTYLTAGPKESRAWTIPKGATAPQAAGVIHTDFEKGFIKAEVVSFDDLVAAGSMAKAKEAGKVRMEGKDYVMADGDVVEFRFNV